AGTCGATGGTGCGCCGTTGCACATCAACGCCACGAACATTCTCGAAGCGGTGCAACCGCTCGGAGGCGCTACCGTCACGGAAGCGATCACGAATAATCTTCGCAACCTGCATGACCAAGCCGAACGCTCGGGCCGCGAAATACTAGCGCATTTGAATCATCCGAATTTCGGCTATGCCGTCACGGCGGAAGATTTGGCGCATGCCGTGCTCGAACGGCATTTCGAGGTCTATAACGGTCATCCCGGCGTGCATCAACTCGGCGACGATCATCACCCGAGCGTCGATCGGATTTGGGACATCTGCAATACGATTCGCCTCGTCGACCTTAAGGCCGCGCCGTTGTTCGGCATGGCGACGGACGACAGCCACAGCTATCACGGCAAACCGGAAGCATCGCATCCGGGGCGAGGCTGGGTGATGGTCCGTTCGACACACCTCACACCCGAATACATCGTGCGTGCGATTAAGGCCGGCGATTTTTACGCCTCGAGCGGCGTCGTACTGACCGAGGCGCGCTACGATGCCGAACATAAATCGCTGGAATTGGAGATCGAGCCGCACGGCGACGCCGTATTCACGACGCAATTCATCGGCACGCTTCGCGGCGTCGATGTCGTAGGCAGGCCGATTGCCGCGCCCCCTCCGGAAGCGAACTCGAAGGAAAAGAAGCCGACCCGTCGTTCGCACAAATACTCCGATGAAATCGGCAAGGTGCTCGCCACGGCTACGGGGCCGAAAGCGCGCTATGTGTTCACCGGCCAAGAGCTTTATGTGCGTGCCGTGGTCACTTCGAGCCAAGCGGCCGATGATCCGTCGTTCGAAGGACAACGGAAGCAAGCGTGGACGCAGCCCGTCGGCTGGGAAATCCCTAAGACGAAGGCGGTAACCGAGCCGAAGTAGTGATGAAGTCGAAGTCGCGTGAATGAACCGTTACTGTGCTCCGGCGAATTTAATCGGAGTTCGAGGGGAGCGGTATTCTTACCGAGATTCGGGTGCCTGCGTCTTGCTCGCTCTCGATGATACATTCGCCTCCGAGGAGGCGCACACGTTCCGTCATGCCAAGCAATCCGAAGCCCTTGTTGCGCGACTTCGCCACGTCGAACCCGCAGCCGAAGTCTCGAACTTCGAGGGTCAGGTTTCCGTCTGCCTGTTTCATTTCGATTCTGATAACGTCGGTGTCGCTATGCTTCTTGGCGTTGTTCAAGGCTTCTTGTACGACGCGATAAACGGTCGTTTGAATCGTCTCGGGTAAGCGGCCGATCTCGGTATCGCATTTCGCAGTCACGTGGATTCCAGAATTCTCGAACTGGCCGATCAAGTCTTCGATCGCAGCCGCGAGACCCGAGTCGTCGAGCACGGCGGGTCGTATCCCTCGAATAGCGCGCCGCCCGTCTTCGACGCCGCGCCGCAGATTATCGATCACGGCTTGGATCGTCGGTGCAGCGGGACCGTCGGAAAGCAGAGCTTGGCGGCTTTCCAGCAACATCAGCGAACCGACGGCGTACTGAATCAATCCATCGTGAAATTCACGGCAAAGAAACTGCTTCTCATCCTCTTGGACTTCGATAAGATTCCGCAGCAGGTTTTGTTTGGCGATAAGCGCTTCGTGGGCCTTCTTCAAATCGGTAACGTCCGTCGAGATGCCTCCGAGCGCGATCATTTTTCCGGCTTCGTCGCGCACCGGGAATTTGATCGATCGATAGGTGTGCAACCCATCGGGATGCGGCGCGTCTTCCTCGAAGTCGAGCGGAGCTTGCGCTCGCCAAATCGCCGCGTCGGAATCCACAAACCTGCGAGCGACTTCCTCAGGGAAAATGTCGGCGTCCTGTTTCCCGATGAGGCTTTCGTCTCCTTTTTGAAAAAGATTACGATGCATTTGGTTCACGATCAGATAGCGCCCCTCCGGATCCTTGAGATAAATGACCGCCGTCGTGTTGTCGAGGATTCCGGTAAGCTGCGCTTCTCTGGTTCGTAAATTATCTTCCGCGTTTTTTCGGTCGGTGATGTCGACGCACACGCCGATCACCTGATTCGGCTTTCCCGACGCATCGCAAAATACGCGCCCGACCGCTTCGATCCAATGAATGCTGTCGTCGGGCCACACGACTCGGTACGTCGTCCGTTCCGGCGCATCGTTTTTTATTGCTCGCCCGATCGCTTCTCGCACGATTGGCCTATCTTCCGGATGGATGTTCCGATCCGAGTCTTCGATTCGCGTCTCGGTAAGCTCCGGAGGACGTCCATGAATCTTGGCCTGAGTTTCCGAGGAGCGAACTCGATTCGTCGTCAGATCCCAAGACCAATAGCCCATGCGTCCCGCTTCCAGAGCCAAGAGAAGCCGGGCTTCGATATCGGTCGCCTTGTCGCGTGCGCGACGTTCCAGTTCGGTGATCAGAACAAGGATGAGCGCTAATACGAAATAGAGGGCGATGAGGACATAGAAGGCCGTCGTAAATCGAGTCGACAACGTATACTGCTGATAGGTGACGAAGCACAAGCCGCTGAGCAGAGCGAGTACGCCGGGGCCACGGCCTCCGAAGCGCGACGCCACGATCACGGCCACCAAAAAGTACGAAGAGGTAACTCGGTTTCCGATCCATAGTCCGGTGCCGTACCACGCGAGTCCGGCGACGACGCAACAGGAGATCGCGATGCCGTATCCCCGCAGCGATCTTCTCTGGCTTTGATTCATCGAGCGGTTACCTAGATATCGGCGAAAAGCGGGACGGCTTACTCGAATTGCGTGGGGATAAGCCGCACGACCAGCACGACTTTATAAAGCGAACGGCCGGATTATTCCATGCTCGCGAGGAGCATCTACTTCATCCCCCAAACGACTGCATAGCCGAGCGGCGGCCGGCCGACGTTTGTGACACCAGTCGAGGTAAAGGCGCATAGCGACTGTCGTGTCAAATGAACTTTCTCGGATTTCGTCCGCACCGAGCGCCATGAATTCGTCGGTCACCTCACTGCCTATCGTGCGCTCGCTGGCGACGGAGCGACGAAACGATATACTACCGGACGCTTCGATTGCGATGCCGCGAAATGAGGGAGCGTTAAACGTGGATGCCGTCGGTCCATGGATGCTTCTGGCAGACGATTGCACGACGGAGAATCTCTCGATCTTCGATCCGGTGTCGCCTCATGCGCGGGCGATTGCGAACCTGTCGAACCTGGTGTTCGCCGTCACGGGATTGATCTTCATCGTCGTCTGCGGAATTCTGCTCTATTCGCTTTGGCGATTTCGTAGTCGGCCCGACGACCCGAGCACGGAGCCGGCTCAGGTTTATGGAAGCCAACCGATCGAAGTCGCGTGGACCGTCGCTCCGGCGCTCATCGTGTTCTTTCTGGTGCTCATCACGACGCGCACATTGTGGGACGTGAATGCCGATCCGCCGCTGCCGCACCCCAACGACGGCGCATTATTCGTTACGGTCGTCGGCCGGCAATGGTGGTGGGAATATCGCTACGAAACTTACGATGGTCGGCCGCTCGGCTTCGTCACAGCCAATGAACTGCACATACCGGCAAGCGAACCGGGAACGGAACGACCGGTCTATCTGAAGTTGGAATCAGCCGACGTCTGCCATAGCTTTTGGGTGCCGCGGCTGGCGGGAAAAGTCGACCTGATCCCCGGCCGCACGAACAGACTGACGCTCGTTGCCGAAGAGCAGGGGACCTACCTCGGTCAGTGCGCCGAGTACTGCGGAACGCAACACGCCAACATGTTGATCCGCGTCGTCGCCCAGAACCCGGCCGACTTCGATTCTTGGCTGGCGAATCAAAGTCTGCCGGCGCGCGAAGATCCGGCGATGAGCGAAGGCAAACAGGCGTTTCTCGCACAATCGTGCATCAATTGTCATCGCGTGCGAGGCACGCCGGCACAAGGGGGCTACGCACCGGATCTGACTCATCTAATGAGTCGACAGACGTTGGCTTCGGGCCAGATTAAGAATACGCCGGAAGACTTAAACCATTGGGTACGCGACCCGCAGCAGATCAAGCCCGGCAGCCTGATGCCGGCGTTCGGCTTGCCGACTCGCGACCACGACCTAATCGTTCGCTATTTG
This Planctomycetia bacterium DNA region includes the following protein-coding sequences:
- a CDS encoding PAS domain-containing protein, which encodes MNQSQRRSLRGYGIAISCCVVAGLAWYGTGLWIGNRVTSSYFLVAVIVASRFGGRGPGVLALLSGLCFVTYQQYTLSTRFTTAFYVLIALYFVLALILVLITELERRARDKATDIEARLLLALEAGRMGYWSWDLTTNRVRSSETQAKIHGRPPELTETRIEDSDRNIHPEDRPIVREAIGRAIKNDAPERTTYRVVWPDDSIHWIEAVGRVFCDASGKPNQVIGVCVDITDRKNAEDNLRTREAQLTGILDNTTAVIYLKDPEGRYLIVNQMHRNLFQKGDESLIGKQDADIFPEEVARRFVDSDAAIWRAQAPLDFEEDAPHPDGLHTYRSIKFPVRDEAGKMIALGGISTDVTDLKKAHEALIAKQNLLRNLIEVQEDEKQFLCREFHDGLIQYAVGSLMLLESRQALLSDGPAAPTIQAVIDNLRRGVEDGRRAIRGIRPAVLDDSGLAAAIEDLIGQFENSGIHVTAKCDTEIGRLPETIQTTVYRVVQEALNNAKKHSDTDVIRIEMKQADGNLTLEVRDFGCGFDVAKSRNKGFGLLGMTERVRLLGGECIIESEQDAGTRISVRIPLPSNSD
- the coxB gene encoding cytochrome c oxidase subunit II translates to MLLADDCTTENLSIFDPVSPHARAIANLSNLVFAVTGLIFIVVCGILLYSLWRFRSRPDDPSTEPAQVYGSQPIEVAWTVAPALIVFFLVLITTRTLWDVNADPPLPHPNDGALFVTVVGRQWWWEYRYETYDGRPLGFVTANELHIPASEPGTERPVYLKLESADVCHSFWVPRLAGKVDLIPGRTNRLTLVAEEQGTYLGQCAEYCGTQHANMLIRVVAQNPADFDSWLANQSLPAREDPAMSEGKQAFLAQSCINCHRVRGTPAQGGYAPDLTHLMSRQTLASGQIKNTPEDLNHWVRDPQQIKPGSLMPAFGLPTRDHDLIVRYLNSLH